Proteins encoded by one window of Teretinema zuelzerae:
- the yidC gene encoding membrane protein insertase YidC yields the protein MDKNTIIAIVLSTIVIVAGFTVQATFFPPEKSIQTTEIQNAEQPSAVSAVNEVVSEQPSFIQSEETLTETALGAGPVSEERFLLETDLVKVEFSNQGGDIVSFKLKNHQDSDDLVEMADSISQTNRAFSIALGDHSSRPLQDYFNVKKIDDASIGFYRTFAIKNSDGSQSLFTLAKQYTLIPGEYLLDVKITVSGDANFAGLPAGYTLKTSPQIGPEWNAKQDQYEYRRFYHLLNGKKKTVNVSAGQKSKVLTDPVSWAGVAGKYFALIAIPGTTPVSSYQYSAQAESADATVGQISLLRAPITANKSTDNWLFYLGPRTEKNLTPYNLAVNNSLGLADLHLEQIVESSGILGPLEVILKWIMELFYLIIPNWGVSIILLTILMRALIFPLTKKSSEATHKMQELQPKIQEIQTKYKANPQKMNEEMAKFYQTAGYNPLSGCLPMLIQFPLIFAMYGLFNNYFEFRGAMFIPGWIPDLSQGDSLMTLPFTVPFVGWKDLRILPIVYVISQLLFGKVTQTPGSAQQNSSMKFMMYGMPLIFFFIFYNAPSGLLVYWIFSNVLTLIQQVVINKMMEQKRSSSLKLVK from the coding sequence ATGGACAAGAATACGATCATTGCCATTGTCCTTTCCACTATTGTTATTGTCGCGGGATTTACTGTTCAAGCGACCTTTTTCCCGCCTGAAAAATCAATTCAAACCACTGAAATCCAAAACGCAGAGCAACCTTCCGCGGTAAGCGCCGTAAATGAAGTTGTTTCCGAGCAGCCTTCTTTTATTCAATCTGAAGAAACTCTTACAGAAACTGCTCTCGGCGCAGGTCCGGTTTCGGAAGAACGTTTTCTGTTAGAAACCGATTTAGTAAAGGTAGAATTTTCGAACCAGGGCGGAGATATCGTTTCTTTCAAGTTGAAGAATCATCAGGATTCAGACGATTTGGTTGAAATGGCGGATTCTATCAGTCAAACCAACCGGGCCTTTTCCATTGCATTAGGCGATCATTCTTCCCGACCCCTGCAGGATTATTTCAATGTTAAAAAAATCGATGACGCAAGCATCGGATTTTACAGAACATTCGCCATAAAAAATTCAGACGGTTCTCAAAGTCTTTTTACCTTGGCAAAACAGTACACGCTTATTCCCGGAGAATATTTGCTGGACGTCAAGATCACTGTCAGCGGAGACGCAAATTTTGCCGGCCTGCCCGCAGGCTATACCTTGAAGACCTCTCCGCAGATCGGTCCAGAATGGAATGCGAAGCAGGATCAGTACGAATACCGCAGGTTTTACCATTTATTAAACGGAAAAAAGAAAACGGTAAACGTATCCGCCGGACAGAAAAGCAAAGTTCTTACCGATCCGGTTTCATGGGCGGGAGTAGCCGGAAAGTATTTCGCGTTGATCGCGATTCCCGGTACGACGCCTGTTTCTTCGTACCAGTATTCTGCTCAGGCGGAATCTGCAGATGCGACAGTTGGACAGATTTCACTGCTTCGCGCTCCCATTACTGCCAACAAGTCGACTGATAACTGGCTGTTTTACTTGGGACCCCGTACTGAAAAAAACCTTACGCCGTATAATCTCGCAGTGAACAATTCCTTGGGTCTTGCGGATCTTCATCTTGAACAGATAGTCGAAAGCAGCGGAATTTTAGGCCCTCTCGAAGTAATTCTTAAGTGGATTATGGAGTTGTTCTATCTTATCATTCCGAACTGGGGCGTTTCTATCATCCTTTTGACGATATTGATGAGGGCCCTGATTTTCCCGTTGACGAAGAAGAGCTCCGAAGCGACGCATAAAATGCAGGAACTTCAGCCTAAAATTCAGGAAATTCAGACTAAATACAAGGCGAATCCTCAGAAAATGAATGAGGAGATGGCGAAGTTCTATCAGACTGCCGGCTACAATCCCCTTTCGGGATGCTTGCCGATGCTCATTCAATTTCCTTTGATTTTCGCGATGTACGGATTATTCAATAATTATTTCGAATTCCGCGGCGCGATGTTCATTCCCGGATGGATACCAGACCTTTCGCAGGGCGACAGCTTGATGACCCTCCCCTTCACTGTTCCCTTCGTGGGATGGAAGGATTTGCGCATTCTTCCGATCGTGTACGTCATTTCTCAGTTGTTGTTCGGCAAGGTAACTCAAACTCCGGGATCAGCGCAGCAGAACAGCTCGATGAAGTTTATGATGTACGGCATGCCGTTGATATTCTTTTTCATCTTCTACAACGCGCCGTCCGGACTTCTTGTGTACTGGATTTTCTCTAACGTGCTTACGCTTATTCAACAGGTTGTGATCAACAAAATGATGGAACAAAAGCGGTCCAGTTCACTGAAATTGGTTAAATAA
- the rpmH gene encoding 50S ribosomal protein L34: protein MKRTYQPSKTKRTRKFGFRARMATRGGRMVLKRRRSKGRYKLSVSDEKKPY from the coding sequence ATGAAACGGACATACCAGCCCAGTAAAACCAAACGAACCCGAAAATTCGGTTTCCGCGCACGCATGGCAACACGCGGCGGAAGAATGGTTTTAAAGCGCCGCAGATCGAAAGGGCGCTATAAGCTATCAGTTTCTGACGAAAAGAAACCGTATTAA
- the yidD gene encoding membrane protein insertion efficiency factor YidD, protein MKKLLQSLICGAIRLYQKWISPLFPPTCRYYPTCSAYAYESVTRYGPFKGSFLAIKRILRCHPFHEGGYDPVP, encoded by the coding sequence ATGAAGAAGTTGCTTCAATCCTTGATTTGTGGTGCAATTCGTTTGTATCAGAAATGGATATCACCCCTCTTTCCCCCGACCTGCAGATATTATCCGACATGTTCTGCGTATGCCTACGAATCCGTAACACGATATGGTCCGTTTAAAGGTTCATTTCTTGCTATAAAACGTATCTTGCGCTGTCATCCTTTCCATGAAGGCGGTTACGACCCGGTACCCTAA
- the rnpA gene encoding ribonuclease P protein component has product MKSSGFTKAERLKRSATIQSVFRKGKKYSCDGAKLFVLENGLEQNRIVFTFPRGYGTAVERNHSRRLSKEAYRIIKHDLMTGYDLTVLVYPGKDSFSVREKQLTTLFAKAGLRLKSS; this is encoded by the coding sequence GTGAAGAGCTCAGGTTTTACAAAAGCGGAACGCCTTAAGCGTTCCGCAACTATCCAGTCAGTTTTCCGGAAGGGAAAAAAATATAGCTGTGACGGGGCGAAACTGTTTGTATTGGAAAACGGATTGGAGCAAAACAGAATTGTTTTCACCTTTCCGAGAGGTTATGGTACGGCAGTTGAGAGAAATCATTCGCGCAGATTGAGTAAAGAAGCGTATCGCATTATTAAGCACGATCTGATGACCGGTTATGATTTAACCGTTTTGGTGTATCCGGGAAAGGATTCCTTTTCCGTCAGGGAGAAACAGCTGACAACCTTGTTTGCAAAAGCCGGGTTGCGGTTGAAAAGTTCATGA
- a CDS encoding ParA family protein encodes MKIVSFVSTKGGVGKSSSTILIANYLAAVGKSVLVIDTDYSNSTTLHYLESKAGLRGKGFSQAVKTGRLTDNIVSTQNENIEIIPSNSDIEHLILKDDLVLSRLVEMEHKELSLYDYILLDTSQGFNSTINNAIYASDLILTPVLLCQFDMISCLTLQSKIVEAEKMSSWGLFFNGVNQYAQNKNSSHYQYISLYKKTFTQCLNIYLPKTSAVTNRIDRDQKITRKTSEKIFDGVASLVEIITGEPVSEPVAF; translated from the coding sequence ATGAAAATCGTATCTTTTGTATCAACCAAAGGTGGAGTTGGGAAATCTTCCTCCACCATTTTAATCGCAAATTACCTGGCTGCTGTCGGCAAGTCGGTATTGGTAATTGATACCGACTACAGCAATTCAACGACATTGCATTATCTTGAAAGCAAAGCCGGGTTGCGGGGGAAAGGGTTTTCTCAGGCCGTAAAGACTGGTCGCCTTACAGACAATATCGTTTCCACCCAAAATGAGAATATAGAGATAATTCCTTCAAACAGTGACATTGAACACCTGATATTGAAGGATGATCTGGTTCTTTCTCGTCTTGTGGAAATGGAACATAAAGAACTATCTCTCTATGACTACATTCTCCTTGATACGTCCCAGGGATTTAATTCCACGATCAATAACGCAATCTATGCGTCTGACCTGATTTTAACTCCGGTACTATTGTGCCAGTTCGACATGATTTCATGTCTTACTTTGCAAAGTAAGATTGTGGAAGCCGAGAAAATGTCTTCCTGGGGTCTTTTTTTTAATGGTGTTAATCAATACGCCCAAAATAAAAACTCATCCCATTATCAGTACATATCACTCTACAAAAAGACATTCACCCAGTGCCTTAACATTTATCTGCCTAAAACATCTGCGGTAACAAACCGCATTGACCGGGATCAGAAGATTACCCGTAAAACAAGCGAAAAGATTTTTGACGGTGTCGCTTCGTTAGTCGAAATAATCACCGGAGAGCCGGTAAGCGAACCAGTTGCTTTCTAA
- a CDS encoding ParB/RepB/Spo0J family partition protein produces MKPLTILKDEKKLDLNNSGRVLLARLIPLTEIKLQKEFQELFPLIPGNVEKITQRIMEGGYDNSQPVHIWNFNGKHVLIDGHHRREGALRAGLHEIPCFLHEFSSIDDALEYAISLQTERRNLSDAELMRALKVVDSLKTRGRGATGDGKSAARSAEVLGISTSRVEKTRMVEKYATDEIKKQIESGELTLNKAYHLVRETMTESTGRKSKDKKPSKEVIQIITTIQSFLTSGDIEGLSSYVKEYGI; encoded by the coding sequence ATGAAGCCATTAACCATACTGAAAGACGAGAAAAAGCTTGACCTTAATAATTCCGGGCGTGTTCTGTTGGCACGTCTTATACCACTTACCGAAATTAAGCTCCAGAAGGAGTTCCAGGAACTGTTTCCGCTTATTCCTGGTAACGTGGAGAAAATAACGCAACGAATCATGGAAGGCGGATACGATAATTCCCAACCGGTACATATATGGAATTTCAATGGGAAACACGTCCTAATTGACGGACATCATAGGCGGGAAGGCGCTCTTCGTGCCGGACTCCACGAAATCCCTTGTTTCTTACACGAGTTTTCTTCTATTGACGATGCGCTTGAATATGCCATAAGTCTTCAAACTGAAAGGCGCAACCTTTCAGATGCGGAGCTTATGAGAGCGCTTAAAGTAGTGGATTCTCTTAAAACACGAGGACGTGGGGCAACGGGTGACGGAAAATCCGCTGCACGTTCGGCAGAGGTTCTGGGTATTTCCACCTCACGGGTTGAGAAGACCCGCATGGTGGAAAAATATGCTACCGATGAAATCAAAAAACAGATCGAGTCAGGTGAACTCACGCTTAATAAAGCGTATCACCTCGTTCGGGAAACAATGACCGAATCGACTGGTAGGAAGAGTAAGGATAAGAAGCCTTCAAAAGAAGTCATACAGATTATCACTACTATTCAGTCATTTCTTACCTCTGGTGATATTGAAGGCCTTTCATCGTATGTAAAGGAGTACGGGATATGA
- a CDS encoding single-stranded DNA-binding protein: MGDLNHVTLTGRVVRDAELKRKGANLVMCEFSLANNYSKKTGETWSKKANFFKLVVFGKMAEGLHPYLKKGALIGIEAELRQNQWEQEGKKYSSNELIINEVQLLSSPKKSNEAPSSSDYPAEEESFLMDIY, encoded by the coding sequence ATGGGCGATTTAAATCATGTGACTCTTACGGGACGTGTAGTGAGAGATGCAGAACTGAAACGCAAGGGCGCTAATCTAGTGATGTGCGAGTTCTCGCTTGCGAATAATTATTCAAAGAAAACAGGGGAGACCTGGTCAAAAAAAGCAAACTTTTTCAAGTTGGTGGTGTTCGGAAAAATGGCAGAAGGTCTACATCCTTATCTCAAAAAAGGTGCACTCATTGGTATAGAAGCTGAACTGCGACAAAATCAATGGGAGCAGGAGGGTAAGAAATACTCAAGCAATGAACTAATCATAAATGAAGTTCAACTTCTCTCTAGTCCAAAAAAAAGTAATGAGGCTCCTTCATCATCAGATTATCCGGCTGAAGAAGAATCTTTCCTTATGGATATTTACTAA
- the jag gene encoding RNA-binding cell elongation regulator Jag/EloR codes for MTYEFEGKTEKEAIELAASELGLEKDQFDVEILESQKTGIFKKGFVKIRVHTSDSNAKSYSPDKNERIDPEFDGSVPKGKNLFQDPLPKNDFEKSMIDFIASVVRKMGYDVTVDIMSREERKIGLRLSSKSSSILIGRKGKNLDALQLLANVYAGRLGHEETRIILDSENYRIRREESLVRLAYSTADRVRTTRGSMLLEPMNPFERRLIHTTLNDIGDVDTKSEGEGLYKQVRVFYKGGR; via the coding sequence ATGACATACGAATTTGAAGGAAAAACAGAAAAAGAGGCTATTGAACTAGCCGCAAGCGAATTAGGTCTTGAAAAAGACCAATTCGACGTTGAAATTCTCGAATCACAGAAAACAGGCATTTTTAAGAAAGGTTTTGTTAAAATCCGCGTTCATACCAGCGATTCGAACGCAAAAAGCTATTCGCCGGATAAAAACGAGCGCATCGATCCTGAATTCGACGGTTCAGTTCCCAAGGGAAAGAATTTGTTTCAGGATCCTCTTCCGAAAAACGATTTTGAAAAATCGATGATCGATTTTATCGCTTCGGTCGTGCGGAAGATGGGATACGATGTGACAGTCGATATCATGTCCCGCGAAGAAAGAAAAATCGGACTGCGTTTATCTTCAAAGAGTTCATCTATCCTGATCGGAAGAAAAGGCAAAAACCTGGACGCGCTTCAGCTTCTGGCAAATGTTTACGCCGGAAGACTGGGCCATGAAGAAACCCGCATTATTCTTGATTCGGAAAACTACCGCATCAGGCGCGAGGAGTCTCTGGTGAGGCTTGCATACAGCACTGCGGATAGAGTGAGAACTACTCGGGGTTCGATGCTTCTTGAACCCATGAATCCGTTCGAACGCAGACTTATCCATACAACCCTCAACGATATCGGAGATGTAGATACAAAGAGCGAAGGCGAAGGACTCTACAAGCAGGTACGCGTTTTTTATAAGGGCGGAAGGTGA